GACCATGTGACAAACAGGTACTTTAACGTGGAGCGTGTCTCAactcaggggctgcatccttcgtaGGACAAGGTGGACGCGGCAAACAAAGACTGTCTCCTTTTTGGGCTGCATAGACCCCAAAGGCCGATCTGAAATAAGACGGTCCGGTCTACAGGTGATCTGCATCACCAGCTTGACCCACacttattgctgttgcctaaTAAAGATCTAAAGTTGGACATGTTGAGAAACTTTTATTGCCCCCTGGTATTTTTCAAGTGTTGTTAgctgtttggtttatttcaaGCCTGATACTCAAGCATCGGACATCTCGTCGTTTGCCGGCACCTATACCTCTAAACGGTTTGTCGATGACGCGCAGCGAATCTTAATTGCTGTCCCTAAGTCGagccgggaaggatccacctaTTAAGAGACTTCATTTCTCAGTgatggaaggacgcatttgaaggagcctttgaaatgggacggCCTAGTAGCGTCGCTGTGATGCAATCTGTCTATATAAGCAGCTTCGGAAGGATGCAACCCTTGAATTAAGACACAGCTGTGGTCAGAAAAGCTGAACAGTGGGCGAAGGCTTGTAAGAGATCAAAAATACCATATATGCAACAGTGGCATGGAGGACAGGGCCAGTCATCCAAACCAGGATGGTAACTTTCATTATATGAATCACGTGTGGAAACCAGTTTCTCCTGTTATGATTATAAAATTGAATGCGAGTTAAGTTGGTGCCATCTTGTGTTAtgcattaaaatgattttggCTCAGAAGCTTGATGACTACATCTGCTCTACAGAAagttcaaaatgtttaaaatgaaattttttTGTCTGAAGATATCACCCTGAAATCTGTGAAACTGGAATGTACAGTTTTCTCTATTTTATGATGTTGTATGAATTTAACTATTAAGTTAAGACCTAATTACAATATAGTGATATCACATTGTTAATCCCtgcttttaaacatttctgttaAAATCACTAGTTTTCCAGAGTTTTCCACAtcaatgaaacaataaaagtggcttcacctcctcctgtttgtgAGAGCATGCTTCactgctgccatctgctggagtTTCTGGATCAACATCACCTCCCATGCTCCCCTCCTGTTGGGTGGAAGTGCTCTGCTTACTGTTCATGTTTGAGCCCTCGTCATCATTCACACTCGTCCCGGCAGAAGCACAAACATGTGTGACATTTTCAACTGTGCCTGACCTTCCTCCAGTAAGAGTGGCGCCTTCACCCCATCCATCAGCTTCAGCTCTACCACCCAAGCTCTTCTCCTGTGTCAAACTGTCCGAGCGGCTCGTGCTCAGCAGGTCAATGTCCTTTTctattgttgtttgtgtctcaaCTGTTAAATCATGTGTCAACTCAGCCTCAGATTTTGGTGGAATATATGACACAAATATTACGTTGTCATCATCCTGATGAGAGACTGCTGACGTGCTAACTGATGGTGCTTGTTGCGAGTCATCCTGAGTATTGTCATCACAGAGATCGATTACTTCATCTGGCTCATCTAAAATAATAATGCTGATGTCCTGCTGTGTTTGAGGTACAGCTAGCTCCACAGGGTGTTGGAATAAAGGTTCTGTGGTTTCCTTGATTTCAGAactttttgttgctgctgtgggtGAGTCGTTTTCTCCTTGTTGAAATAGTAGACTGCTGTTTTTGGCCACAAAAAATACCTTCCCGTTGCACATGATTAAGGCATTATCCTGTTGTCCATCTTGTCCACTTTTGTCCAGGATAGACTCAGAAACATTGTAGTACTGgtcagttttctctctctgtgccactGTTCGAATAATCTGAGAAGTAACAGAATGAGAATGCATATATGAAGCAGTTGAGGTGTCCTCTTCTTCAATTACCCACCTTGTAGGGCCGTCAGGCCCTGGTGAAGCTTTTGGAATCAATTTCAAGAGTGGCTTCGATATTTTAgctgttttttctgtctgagAAGGCAGCCTGGGTGACTGAGGTCCAGAATCCCATGGTGGAGCAGCACATTGACTCACGGTGGTGACCGGTGACACAAAGACTACACTGGGTACGCCTGAAACCGGAGTGGAATcggctgatgaattaaaaatCTGCTTCTTGATACCTGGAGGAAGTTTAGATGCTGGCAATGTTCGTACATGTGCATTAGGGGGAATCTGAAGAAGCTGTCCTTTGGGGAGTGCTGGAGATTTCACCATCACTGGGAGCTGATATGGAAGTCTTACAGAGTTCACACAGTTTGTTGCAGGCGTTGTCGGCACTTTGGACATTAAACTTTCAGTCTGTTGCTGTTGAGGATGATTGTTCCGTGAATTACCAGGATCCAATCCACCTCGACTAGGCAAGACATTTGACACATTCGTGACAATCTTTTTTATCGGAAGTGGTGCTGAGGAAATATTTACAGCTTTCTGTATGGTAGAATCCACACTGGGTTTACGTATTTCATATCGGATAAACTGTCCATTAACCAGTTTTACAGGAATCAGTGTCATGATTTTCTTTCCATCGGCTCCAACAGCAGGCATCGCCTGGTAGAAGACACCGGCCCcactgagagaaaaaacaacagagcaaaaaaacatgttcataaAAGGTTACTAataggaaaatacattttttaagtttacTAATTTGAAGCAGTGAAATGTTGTTTATGTGCTGAATTCCCAAACAGTACACATTTAGCTCTTCTCACTGCTGCAGTAGATCTGTTTTGAGAATGTGACTGTTTAGAAGTGTAAATAATGGAATTAATGAAATGGAGTTCCCTTAGCTGCTTCAAATTCAGAGTCCTGGAGTTATTCATTCACTGTTGTACTGTCATGGCTTAATGGCAATACAGAGCTGGAATCGGAACATGGTTAGCGAAGCtttgaatcagaatcagaagtatttattgccaagtaggtttacacctacctggaatttgccttggtatataggtgcatacaatgaacataaaacataaaaacacaataagtaatttacataagaaaaaaaaccaaatataaaataaaaatatataaaagatataaaaagtaatgtaaaagtaaaatgcaaaatgtaaaatgcaaaacaggagtgcaatgtgagtgtgaaatatgcaatgtgcaatgtaatgtgtgttaatataacacagacttgaggcgtgggggcgggataagagtccaagtcaggtgggggtcccgggccttgttgataaggccaactgcagccgggaagaagctggtcttgtggcatgaggttttggtcctgatggaccgcagcctcctgccggAGGGAAGCACCTCAAAGAGTTTGTGACCCAGGTGGGAAGGATCGGCCACAATCTTATCTGCACGCCTCAGGGTCCTAGAGGCAAACAGGTCCTGTAGAGATGGCAGATCGCAGCCAATCACCTTCTCAGCAGAACGGATGatacgctgcagtctgcctttgtcATTGGCAGTGGCTGCAGCGtaccagatggtgatggaggaggtgaggatggactcgatgatgcaggtgtagaagtgcaccatcattgtctttggcaggttgaacttcttcagctgccgcaggaagtacatcctctgttgagctcttttggtgagggagctgatgttcagctcccacttgaggtcctgggagatgatggtgccCAGGAAGCGGAAGGACTCCGCAGTGTCGACTGGGGAgtctctcagggtgatgggggtgggtggggctgggTTCCTTCTAAAGTCTACaaccatctccactgttttcagaccattgagctccaggttgttctgaccacaccaggtcaccagatggtcaatctcccacctgtaggcggactcatccccaccagagatgagcccaatgagggtggtgtcgtccgcgaacttaaggagtttgacggactgatgactggaggtgcagctgttggtatacagggagaagagtagaggggaaagaacacagccttgaggggaaccggtgcttatggtcctggaatcagagacatgcttccccagcctcacgtgttgcctcctgtcagacaggaagtctgtgatccacctgcaggtggagtcaggcacattcagctgggagagcttgtcctgtagcagagccggaatgatggtgttgaaggcagagctgaagtccacaaacaggatcctggcataggttcctgaggagtccaggtgctggaggatgaagtgaagggccatgtttactgcatcgtctacagacctgttggctctgtaggcaaactgcagggggtccaggagagggtcagtgatggctttgaggtggaacagcacaaggcgctcaaatgccttcatcaccacagaggtcagggcgacgggtctgtaatcattgagtccagtgatctttgtttttttggggacagggatgatggtggaggtcttgaagcaggctggaacgtggcatgtctccagtgaggtgttaaaaatggctgtgaacaccggagacagctgatcagcacagtgtttcaggattgatggagagacagagtctggcccggctgctttgcgggggttctgtctcctgaagagtctgttgacgtccctctccaggatggagagagtcgtCACtgtggaaggggaggagggagggggctctgAGGTGCTATGGTGGGGGAAGTGCAGTTGATGGGCTGGAGGGTGGTGTCACAGGGGATGGTGTCAGGACTGTCTTTCAAAGCgacagtaaaactcattcaaGTCGTTGGCCAGGCGTGGGTTGTTAGTGGAGTGGGGGGCTCTAGGCTTACAATTTGTAATCTGCCTAAGCCCTTTCCAGGCAGTCGTTGGCTGAGAACTGGTGTTGGAGTTTCTCAGAGTACAGACGTTtagcttctctcacctccttgctaaacctgtatttcgactctataaacctgtctctgtccccactcCTGAACGCCTCTTCCTTCTCCAACCTTAACTTTTTGAGTTTGGCTGTGAACCAGCACAAATACTAAGAGCAGAGGGAAACGGCTAGCCTGCTAAACTAGGTTAACAATGGCTTGACTCCAACTAGAATAAGTTTAAGAATGTATCTAACCTTGTCAATTCAAGTGGGACCTGCTACATTAGCTGATGTTAAAGTTGCTTTGCTTCTGTTACGGTCATGTGTTGCACGTCAACTTCACCTCTTAACCCAAATTTATGTTTAGATAGGAGGGTCGGGCTAAATCCTGTCCAGGTCCAGACCATCATGCACAGATCCATGCTGAcatccatttcttttttatttcttttactttaaaatgtcattttaacatgttctcGTGTTTCTTATAATCTGTTATCTTGTTTCAATGAAATgttaacttgtttttatttttgaactaTATTGTATGTGACAAATTGAGCAGCATTTATTGTATGAAAGGTGCCTTACAATAAAGTTgatctatattatattatccTCTCTCTACTAGTAACTACTTGACTGTTCTCACTGTGAAGCTGCATAGCTAAATACAAGAGCCATTGGTTTAGGTTTCATATTCCATGTTGGGTTGTATACTCCTGTAATTATGATTAGACTGTAGATCACGTTAGAATCACACAGGGATATTAATAAACAGGCTTTTTATCACATGAATGTGATCAAAACCACAAACGGATCTGGTTGTAAAAGTAGCAAACTAATATACATTTGATGCTGATGACATGTTATAGACCTGAAGTTGAACAAACGTAGAggtaaaaacagtgaaatattgaaatatttggAATAAATGGGAAGGATCATCAGAACTGTACCTGAGAACTGCATCCTTGTGTTTACTAGTAGGAAACATGACTGGTGAAATCCCTGAAACTGGACTGGTGATGTTCCCAAAGAGGCGAAGTGAGCAGCTTCAATCAAACTGGAGAGTGATTCGCGCTAACTGTGTTTACATGGATTTCCTCGTTGTTTGCGTCCCCACGACCGAAGAAGGAGTCGCGTGTATTTTCCCTGTGTCCATTTCCTTCGATCTAATAATTCCCACTTTACACTTCGGTCGCTGCACCTCTCGGCTTCCGTTTGTTTTTCGCGTTTGTCACAtccaacttcctgtttgtgacGTGGGTTGTGTTCAACGTCGCTAACATTTGCACGTTACACATAAATGTTCGGTTCATCCATCAAGGTTTATATGTTAACCACAGACTGCCAAAGATGGTTCTTACTTCTGTCAGTGTCCATCTCAATGTCATGACACCGCATAATAACAGTGATCGTGTTACCAAACGATGAAGCCTCTGAACAGAACACTTCCGGTCTGCTAACTTCCGGTCTGCTAACATCCGCTCAGACGTTCCGCTTCCGCTCTGAAATGTGTCCCGGGCTTTAGTCGAAATGTAACAAAGCTCATGTACcaaatagttttacatttacatacatcATAAGGGCTGCGGTCCAACACTGTTTATAGTCTGGGTCCCTGATCGAGTGTAATGACCCGGAGGTACGTAAAAGGCTGCCATAATAGGAGCTAAGAAAGGAAACTTTAATGTCTCCtatctcatctcctccagcgTATGCTACCCTGGACCAAActcaatgaaatgtttgtgcCCTGAATtaagttaaaggggacatagcatgcccattttactacaagttgatatggttccttggggtcttaatgaaatgtctgtaacatactttggtcaaaataccacaaggatcatttaaaacagcaccctttttaccctgtctaaaacagccctccacagagtgacctgttttgagtgcctgttcctttaaatgctagtgagccagctcccccctccccccccatgattttaaacgatataaattacatattttatatgatataaattatcaaatatgcatcccatactttgtattccccttctgttgtcctcgagttttaattttcccaatcacataattaaatgtccccctctgcccatccactacaagcacacaagcagatagacagagagagaaagagaggggtgggggggctatgaagaccatcatttacccccgaaccccgacattcaacgggtacaacaagcggagaaagcagaatcgcgggctgaccagcgcggagaaatgcgcgtcccgtgtgaacagccaggcggctgcgcgcttgagaacggcgctgcgctgcgaGGCGCTTCCGCGACCGGTGTAACCACTTACACCGAccacttacaataagtgcattcaaccatgcacaaacccagaacaacaagaatcaagaaagtacaattttcttcaagaaagccaaactacaaagggCTATAAGTAAatgccatttaagtgctactaaaatttatttttttattcaaggtatagtcggaagagatgttTTTAGTTAaaggtggaagatgtgtagactttctgctgtcctgatgtcattggggagctcgttccaccatttaggagccaggacagcaaacagttattattttgttgtgtatAGCTCGCAGTGAGGtagcaacaagccgattggcagattcagagcagagtgaacgggctggggtgtaacgtttgaccatgtcctggatgtagactggaccagATCCCTTCGCAGCATGGTATACAAGTGTAGCGTGGTGGGTTAGCGGGGATAGTGAAAGGTAGCCACAACCCCACCTGGGGAGTTCCACCGCCAGGAAATACTAAAATACGGtgagtgcaacagcacaggtttcGTTTGAATCACGGGGCAGGAGACGTGTTGTACTAACAAgaaagaactttaatataacaggaataaatacaaacagaataacaatttaacataagaaataaaacacttttgacaTGAGCAAccagggacagggctgggacttaccacaGCAacgacaaccaaagaaaaaggattaataaactcgccacccgtgacacagcaaaccGGGTTGTGAATAAAACCCCGccaccaggaattgggtcgccgcctcggacccacagcacctgaccaacaataaaaggataattaaaacatgtcagaatcgaaaacaacaaaacaagccaAATACCAACCAATATGAACACAATGTAAATGGGATTAAAGGTTGCTAAAAACTAGGCGTCCCTCCGTGATCACTCCACGCGCCATAAAGGTgtagcgtggagagccacagtgcatGAGACAATACTTTTTAAGAACGACATACTTCCTTGGTCGTAAGCCAGGCAGTCTTTAACTGTGGAGCCGTGCTCTTATCAGCCGCAACAGTTCATAAAGGTGTGGTTTAGGACAGTGCAATTTCCAGTAAAAGCCAATacagcaggtccgtctgaggcgtggtggccaatgacggccgacgaagCCAAGTCACAGCAACCCggagggtgggagtctcccCCAGCCGTAGATGAGTCCAGAaagcagacccgcaactgcaccccgaaggtcccccggcggagcgatcctacgccagcagtcagtcacgctGCGTATGAGGGGGGATATTTAGGGGAGGCGCTGGCTGTCGCACAGCCACGCCACACTCCGCCGCGGCTACAGAAGTAGCTCTTCCACGCTATCCAATacccaccggagaggagcggaaacggaaggagggcgagccaaacacggccgcctccttaaatacgggacGCCTGACGTCGCCTAATGACTGCTGCGCCATTATAACAGGTAGAGcgccccgcagcggcagggagggagcgcgcatctggctacacaagtactaatgttttgaaacggatacgggcagccacttgtaaccagtgaagggtgcggaggagcggagtagtgtgagtgaatttaggttggttaaaggggacatagcatgcccattttaccacaagttgatatggttccttggggtcttaatgaaatgtctgtaacatactttggtcaaaataccacaaggatcatttaaaacagcaccctttttaccctgtctaaaacagccctccacagagtgacctgttttgagtgcctgttcctttaaatgctaatgagccagctcccctctccccccatgattttaaatgatatgaattacatattttatatgatataaattatcaaatatgcatcccatactttgtattccccttctgttgtcctggagttttaattttcccaatcacataattaaatgtccccctctgcacatccactacaagcacacaagcagacagacagagagagaaagagaggggtgggggggggctatgaagaccatcatttacccccgaaccccgacattcaacgggtacaacaacaagcggagaaagcagaatcgcgggctgaccttatatatatatacagtctatggggctgaccagcgcggagaaatgcacgtcccgtgtgaccagccaggcggctgcgcgcttgagaacggcgctgcgctgcctcgcagcggcacttccgcgtccggtgttaacccggcgtaactactgtaacccggcgtacagtagtgctgaacactgcggaaggggaccaagaccatgtagggagacttccagttccttgttacgacacaaaacccaggaagctcaatcgagtcgctcaagcatgacgtttctgacttagaggaactataacaaaacgcgcgagtgtttttttcccagagtttttgggttggtagacatgccagatacccacattaacatgtagaagcactaacaaagtggaatttgcatgctatgtcccctttaatgacCAGTCaggctgctgcattctggatgagttgcagaggtcggatggcactagcaggtagacctgccaggagggagttacaatagtctaggcgtgaatgaccagagcctggaccagaacctgcgctgCCTTCTGAGTGACAAGGGGAcatattctcctgatgttgtgcagtatgaatctacaggaacgtgttgttgcagtaatgttggcagtaagggagagttgactgtcgagtgtcacacccaggttcctagcagtctgggtggggactaacacagagttgtcaaaggtaatagtcaggtcgtgggtgggagagcctttccctggaaggaaaagttgTTCAGTCAtatcaaggttaattttcaggtggtgtgcggacatccactgagagatgtcagtcagacaggcaaagattcgtgctgctacctgtgtttcagattggggaaaagagaggattagttgggtgtcatcagcatagctgtggtaggaaaagccatgtgagtgaatgacagagccgagagagttggtgtacagagagaagaggaggggacccaggactgaaccttgagggaccccagtagtgagaggacaaggttccgacacagatcctctccaagttacccggtaagtgcggtcgttgaggtaggatgagagcagggagagtgcagagcctgagacacccaggtcctgaagggaggaaataaggatctggtggttcactgtgtcaaacgcagcagagaggtctagaagaatgaggacagaggagagagaggctgctctagcagtgtgaagttgctcagagacagcaaggagggcagtctcagttgagtggcctgccttgaaaccagactggtgagggtcaagaaggttgttctggtgaagataggaggagagttgattaaagatagctcgcTCGAGAGCTtaggaaagaaagggaagaagagagacaggtctgtagttgtttacttcagacaggttgagggtgggtttcttgAGGAGAGGGTCTTGCCTCCTtaagagagttagggaaacagccagttgacagggaagtgttgataagatgggtgagaaaaggaagaaggtcaggagcaatagactggagaatgtgagatgggatggggtcaagggggcaggcTGTGGTTACCAAGGTtagaacttgattgggagacggGGGTGAAACAGGAaagcgaaggggatgaagatgaagttgatggaaatgtagGTACAGAAGGTGGATTAgaaaatgaggagcgtatgtcatctatcttttttgtaaagtagttgacaaagtggcttggtagaagggtggaaggaggagggggactgggggggtccaggaggttggaaaagatggagaagagtttttgGGGGTTCGAAAATGAGGATTAAATtctagttttttaaaaagagcttttggctgcagaaatagaggcagagaaagaggagagaagagattgataagtgagcaggtcgGGAAGGACTTGCGGACCTGTCGTGACataagaggacagagagagtcaagagaggaggacagagtagAAAGGAGAGTATCCGTGACagagttaggatgcatgagtgagaaagaTTCAGTTGAAGGGAGGgctgataaaacagaggaggccggagagagggagcgaatgTTGCGACGGACAGGCACAGAGGCTGTTGATGTGGTAGGGTTGTCAGTtcgagagagtgggagagagtaagaaataaagaagtggtcagagacatgaagtggggttacagtgaggttagatgtagagcagtttctggtgaaaatatagtcaaggTGGTTACCAGCTTTGTGAGTAGGAAGGgaaggactgagtgagagagcaaaggaagacagtaaaagtaataggtcagatgacttctctgtctggatgttAAAGTCACCCAGAAGGACAAGTGGAGGGCCATTTTCTGGGAAGTTTGATAGGAGGACGTCTAATTCTTCCAAGAAATAGACCCAAgcttatctatctatctatctatctatctatctatcttctatccaTTCCTCAACACAGATAGAAAAAATGCATAATTCCTGATCATATTGTAggagtgacatcatcatgacgTCACTACGAAGTAGGAAAATCAATCATTTCATGCAGTCGTACATTAACTTTTGCAACCAATAAGATTAGAGATACAATCTACAGTATCAATGACATCATGACATCATGatccaaaacaaaccaaattgGACACTGCACTGACCCTTAACGATACAcatgaagccaataagatgaatgTTTTCCAATTTATGTgaggcacagacagacagattccTGGAATTAGTAGATGGATGTAGGCTCACATGCATACCTGTATATGTTTGTTCAagtatgtatgtttttatgcACGTCTTTCATTATTTACACCTCTTGTAatctttttccacatttttactttgacgaacttgtcccagggctttcatcagatcaacttcaaattctgtgaatgtcatctcaataagatggagatataaaatACCTCGAATTTTTCGTTTTCGTCACAcagtgtgaccgtggcgtggcgtcaaaatttgattacacgccatcaaaacatgaggttgtGTATGTCGGACATACAGAGTCtactccaaactagacatgtaagacaagagtcccggcctgagGACATCTACACAgaatcatgacttaaaatcacagcaccccctggtggcaacaggaaatgtcttgttttttgcatgtcttacactcCCATCCAGTGACTGCAatcatgtcaaactgtgtcaaaagcgtctcaagacattgataatgtaggcataagacTATTGTGAgttttcgtcaaacgccatattagtggcgtggcgtcaaagttcatcaacttgCCGTGACACatgaaattgctgtaacttcagtgttcatggttcaatctccctcaaactacatttgtgtaacagcagccccccctgcagacattcatatagttttaaggaatgggcgtggcaaaataacagAATAGCGCCCTCTAAAGTGCAGCCCTggcaccacgattggccgacatgtacaaaaatccgtagggacatgtgtctttacataacaaacaaaaaagtctattcgatagatatgctagacaaaacaggaaaacaggctttagtggccattttgaccaatttagacatttttactttgacgaacttggtcctagggctttcatcagatcaacttaaAATTCTGTGAATGTCATCTGAACAAGATGGATatataaactacctcggtatATACGATTTCATCACAaggtgtgaccgtggcgtggaGTCAAattttgatgattcgccaaaaaagagggatttattataactcctctgtgcattgttctatcagcctcaaacctcattcacacattcacagtcccgccctgatcagatccatgggtcaatattgactcatcgttACAGCCCCCcctgctggcaacaggaagtgacattacaatatacagctcaaaagagctcagtcaagtcataggaccatggtcagaattgtgacatttcctcaaaccatgtaaacattgaggtggggcgaaggttcatccttcgccaaaggagacgatgttgtcataactccactgtacattgtcctatcaccaccaaacttctgtcacatgatcagagtccaagcctgaacagctctatgtgtcaatatttcctcagggtcatagcgccacctactgattcgcccattaaacaggaagtactttgtaaatccactctgcattatccaaccgaCCCCCAAAttctgacctatgatcacaatcctgccagaacagctccatatattaatattaattcagggtcatagcgccacctactgatcagtgtgaaaatgaaattgtTGTAACACCACTGTACATTGTCCAATTGAACCAAAAatgctcacgctacatcagagcccctatttgaacagatctattagtctgtatgtaataatagtgatggcaccacctactggcaacaggaagtaggcc
The sequence above is drawn from the Hippoglossus hippoglossus isolate fHipHip1 chromosome 7, fHipHip1.pri, whole genome shotgun sequence genome and encodes:
- the lrif1 gene encoding ligand-dependent nuclear receptor-interacting factor 1 isoform X1; the protein is MFPTSKHKDAVLSGAGVFYQAMPAVGADGKKIMTLIPVKLVNGQFIRYEIRKPSVDSTIQKAVNISSAPLPIKKIVTNVSNVLPSRGGLDPGNSRNNHPQQQQTESLMSKVPTTPATNCVNSVRLPYQLPVMVKSPALPKGQLLQIPPNAHVRTLPASKLPPGIKKQIFNSSADSTPVSGVPSVVFVSPVTTVSQCAAPPWDSGPQSPRLPSQTEKTAKISKPLLKLIPKASPGPDGPTRWVIEEEDTSTASYMHSHSVTSQIIRTVAQREKTDQYYNVSESILDKSGQDGQQDNALIMCNGKVFFVAKNSSLLFQQGENDSPTAATKSSEIKETTEPLFQHPVELAVPQTQQDISIIILDEPDEVIDLCDDNTQDDSQQAPSVSTSAVSHQDDDNVIFVSYIPPKSEAELTHDLTVETQTTIEKDIDLLSTSRSDSLTQEKSLGGRAEADGWGEGATLTGGRSGTVENVTHVCASAGTSVNDDEGSNMNSKQSTSTQQEGSMGGDVDPETPADGSSEACSHKQEEAPPGCQTSSPAPPPCKMADRQLSQMFGITVDVKICLQRIDEASAGLAEARSSEFINSAEDRHEPANGLKEKELFLQDFYRSCENQNFDVKREEVVTEWEKPADAATVTAHTDVMSCSPQGASCGVENTTLIGYVEPIDEDFLNANEIAELQDVATLRQSQTCVDLNTNTSRIGRTRKRPMCPCCVPGTPEPAVKFKSEELEKWACRTEQISKKGTRTKAARKGVITSGNSCLTVRNNQKSKTHEVPAGDSLSSTSTDPDELQRDRQIQRLKELLKEREADLELEHGTA